The Ferrimicrobium sp. genome has a segment encoding these proteins:
- the ribH gene encoding 6,7-dimethyl-8-ribityllumazine synthase has product MGEVVKNPGEDRRGPEELIGQLSAGPGDRFGIVASEFNQVIVDPLVAGARAGFHAVGVEDAALTVVWVPGALEIAGAVRQLREHRSLNGIVAVGAVVRGETSHYDVVVGQSASQLMELAVSSNVPIVNAILTVETIEQGLNRAGGKDGNKGFDAALAVVRLASLYRQLAKG; this is encoded by the coding sequence ATGGGAGAGGTTGTGAAGAATCCAGGTGAGGATCGTCGAGGCCCAGAGGAGCTGATTGGCCAGCTGAGCGCAGGGCCCGGCGATCGTTTTGGCATCGTCGCTTCGGAGTTTAACCAGGTGATTGTCGACCCGTTGGTCGCCGGAGCCAGGGCCGGTTTTCACGCGGTTGGGGTCGAGGACGCCGCGCTCACCGTCGTGTGGGTTCCGGGTGCACTCGAAATCGCTGGAGCGGTGAGGCAATTGCGTGAGCATCGTTCACTCAATGGGATCGTCGCAGTGGGTGCGGTCGTCAGGGGTGAGACGAGTCACTATGACGTGGTCGTTGGGCAAAGTGCTAGCCAGCTCATGGAGTTGGCTGTCTCCTCGAACGTGCCGATCGTGAACGCGATCCTCACCGTTGAGACGATTGAGCAGGGATTGAATCGGGCCGGCGGCAAGGATGGCAACAAGGGCTTTGACGCCGCACTCGCTGTCGTGCGCCTCGCCTCGCTCTATCGCCAGTTGGCGAAGGGGTAG